The DNA window AGTGAATCTCACGAAAGAGCCAATTCTGAAGGTGAGCGTAGACGATCTCATGGGGATCGTTGGCGTCGCCTTTGCCTTTGGATTTAAGGAAAGCGAGCGTTTGTCCAAGGCCGTTGGTCAAAATCATCACCGGCAGTTTCAGCACGAGGCCGCGATACTTTCTCTTGACATCCGCCGATTTTCGATCCACCGCCTGGACATCGGCCCATGCTGCTTTGGCCCGCTGTTGCTCTTTCGTTTGTTGAAAACTCGCAGTGCTAGCCATTGCCCTGTCCCTCCTTTTGCTGCTCGGATTGTTCCTCCTGCTGGCTATAGAACCTCACGCTGACGATGCCGCGACCGATGGTGGCATCGCCGCCGAGTTGCAGGCGCTGTCCATCAATGCCACGCAAGAATGTGAGCACAGCGGCGGCATCGGCCAATTCGGTTCGATTATCCTTCACCGGATCGTGCGCCAGAACGACCGAGTAAAGAAGCGAATCCGGCGGCAGCGCCTCTTCGTAGAACAGCCCGCCCTTGACGACGGTGCGCTTGTCATTATCAATCTTGATCCGCGCTTGCACTTCGGTGGATAGCTTGACGAAATCTCGGAAGGCGTTGTCGGGAAGCACGAGCAGGCTCTTCGTGATCTTGCTCTTCCAAAACGCATATTCTGATCCAGCGGGCACTGCGTGCTGGGATAGCCAGTTGGCGATGGCCGTCACCTTGTCGTTGCCACGAAACCCGAAAGCGTACTCTTCCAACAGCACTTGACCGCCAGCAGCCACATCAGAACCGCTTTCCACTCCCAGCACCGTTTGATCGTTCGACGGCGTCGGTACAGTCCAATCGAGCGCGACGCCTGCGATCTGCGCATCGCGGCGAAATCGTTCGAGCACGGTCGGCGACGTGCAATAGGCGAAGATGCCTTTGAGCGAGCGA is part of the Blastocatellia bacterium genome and encodes:
- the cmr5 gene encoding type III-B CRISPR module-associated protein Cmr5; the protein is MASTASFQQTKEQQRAKAAWADVQAVDRKSADVKRKYRGLVLKLPVMILTNGLGQTLAFLKSKGKGDANDPHEIVYAHLQNWLFREIHWLGANQPTLIERIFNTTSETYRQATTEALSYLHWLRRFAEAVLPEPEEE
- the cmr4 gene encoding type III-B CRISPR module RAMP protein Cmr4; the protein is MFKQATLMFLYTETSLHAGSGTSLGVVDLPIQREKYTDLPVIQASGIKGAVREWFEFKFTGNADNRKIELAFGPDKIGSEESGFAAAVTFTDARILLFPIRSLKGIFAYCTSPTVLERFRRDAQIAGVALDWTVPTPSNDQTVLGVESGSDVAAGGQVLLEEYAFGFRGNDKVTAIANWLSQHAVPAGSEYAFWKSKITKSLLVLPDNAFRDFVKLSTEVQARIKIDNDKRTVVKGGLFYEEALPPDSLLYSVVLAHDPVKDNRTELADAAAVLTFLRGIDGQRLQLGGDATIGRGIVSVRFYSQQEEQSEQQKEGQGNG